A genome region from Balneolaceae bacterium includes the following:
- a CDS encoding M1 family metallopeptidase, with the protein MKHKSFTPLLLALLLLTAGLVLAPGIAHAQEQQTFTRADTLRGSITPQRAWWEVVHYDLNVNVQPYDTLITGFNRITYRVADTVRAMQIDLQEPLQVDRITQDGEPLAYNRQGSAFFVQMPQDLQVGDLHTVTVYYQGAPRIAPNPPWEGGFIWARDEQARPWIATANQGLGASAWWPTKDHQSAEPDSMRISITVPQPLINVSNGRLTGKQQNEDYTTTWTWKVENPINNYNVAVNAGNYVNFTDTWAGARDTLDLSYWVLDYNLEKAKSQFQEVKPMMSCFEEWFGPYPFYEDGFKMVETPHLGMEHQSAIAYGNDYQMGYNGTDLSGTGLGMKFDFIIIHEAAHEWWGNSVTSRDIADMWIHESFANYAENLYVGCRWGENAGADYVVGTRSRILNNEPIIGTYGVNDKGSSDMYYKGGNMLHMIRQLVDDDSLWKSTLRGLQEEFRHRTVTTGQVESYIDERTAVDLEPIFDQYLRHTDIPTLQYYLDGGRLYYRWKADVEGFNMPVRMRFCQAGFCRVQPTTGEWRSIPTDLEEPGQFEMDRNWYVRLQHAPPDAELGPEEVAAAAEAGEATMVCSCEEED; encoded by the coding sequence ATGAAGCATAAGAGTTTCACCCCCCTCCTGCTGGCCTTGCTGTTACTGACTGCCGGCCTCGTGCTCGCCCCCGGCATCGCCCACGCCCAGGAGCAGCAGACTTTTACCCGCGCCGACACCCTGCGCGGCAGCATCACTCCGCAGCGCGCCTGGTGGGAGGTGGTGCACTACGATCTGAATGTGAATGTGCAGCCTTACGACACCCTGATCACGGGTTTCAACCGTATCACCTACCGGGTGGCCGACACGGTGCGCGCCATGCAGATCGACCTGCAGGAGCCCCTGCAGGTCGACCGCATCACCCAGGACGGGGAGCCGCTGGCCTACAACCGCCAGGGCAGCGCCTTCTTTGTGCAGATGCCGCAGGACCTGCAGGTGGGTGATCTTCACACGGTGACCGTCTACTACCAGGGCGCGCCCCGCATTGCTCCCAACCCGCCGTGGGAGGGCGGCTTTATCTGGGCCCGCGACGAGCAGGCGCGTCCCTGGATCGCCACCGCCAACCAGGGCCTGGGCGCCAGCGCCTGGTGGCCCACCAAGGACCATCAGTCCGCCGAGCCCGACAGCATGCGCATCAGCATCACTGTGCCCCAGCCGCTGATCAACGTCTCCAACGGACGGCTGACCGGCAAGCAGCAGAACGAGGACTACACTACGACGTGGACCTGGAAGGTGGAAAACCCCATCAACAACTACAACGTGGCGGTGAACGCGGGAAACTACGTGAACTTTACCGACACCTGGGCCGGCGCGCGGGACACCCTCGACCTTAGCTACTGGGTGCTGGACTACAACCTGGAGAAGGCCAAATCGCAGTTTCAGGAGGTTAAGCCCATGATGAGCTGCTTCGAGGAGTGGTTCGGGCCTTATCCCTTTTACGAAGACGGTTTCAAGATGGTGGAGACGCCCCACCTGGGCATGGAGCACCAGAGCGCCATCGCCTACGGCAACGACTACCAGATGGGCTACAACGGCACCGACCTGTCGGGCACGGGCTTGGGCATGAAATTCGACTTTATCATCATCCACGAGGCCGCCCACGAGTGGTGGGGCAATAGCGTGACCTCCAGAGACATCGCCGACATGTGGATTCACGAGAGCTTCGCCAACTATGCCGAAAACCTCTATGTGGGATGCCGCTGGGGGGAGAACGCCGGGGCCGACTACGTAGTGGGCACCCGATCACGTATCCTTAACAACGAGCCCATCATCGGCACATACGGGGTGAATGACAAGGGCTCCAGCGACATGTACTACAAGGGCGGCAACATGCTGCACATGATCCGCCAGCTGGTGGACGACGACTCGCTCTGGAAGTCGACCCTGCGGGGCCTGCAGGAGGAGTTCCGCCACCGGACCGTCACCACTGGTCAGGTGGAAAGCTACATAGACGAGCGTACGGCGGTGGACCTGGAGCCGATCTTCGACCAGTATCTGCGCCACACCGACATTCCCACCCTGCAGTACTACCTGGACGGCGGGCGGCTCTACTACCGCTGGAAGGCCGACGTGGAGGGCTTCAACATGCCGGTCCGCATGCGCTTCTGCCAGGCGGGCTTCTGCCGGGTGCAGCCCACCACCGGTGAATGGCGCTCCATCCCCACCGACCTGGAGGAACCCGGGCAGTTCGAGATGGACCGCAACTGGTATGTGCGGCTTCAGCACGCTCCACCGGATGCTGAGCTCGGACCGGAGGAAGTGGCCGCCGCCGCGGAGGCGGGCGAGGCGACCATGGTTTGCTCCTGTGAGGAGGAGGACTGA
- a CDS encoding S41 family peptidase, translated as MKNVILTGLFLALLIALSPAIVPAGNAAAQDGQVTFASEPTVSPDGSTVVFSYESDLWRVPASGGTAVRLTGMDGEEAAASISPDGSRLAFTSNQYGNDDVYIMPLEGGPVTRLTYHQAGDQVEGWNWDSEQVYFRSDRENRVSVYAVSPGGGTPERLFGHYHNTVHNLAPHPDGETYYFNESWESLNQVHRQGYRGPYNPDIKSYNTSTGAYAVLTDWEGKDLWPIFDRSGTLWFASDEANGQYNLYRLDEDGSKERLTRFGTSIWNPAVSADGSTIVFEREYQLYTYNTASGNTRRIPINIYRNSTLAKEQSFSTEDNVEAFDVSPDQKKLAFVSRGELFVSDAEGKFIRMIDTNPMGRVLEVKWMDDNRTLVFNQTVDGYQNWFTVAADGSGQARQLTDDSQNNRMLALNPDRTQGVYLSGRDELRLLDLETLESETIVEDEFWGFQNQQPVFSANGEYILYTARRDFEHDIFAYHVESGETTNLTNTGVSENSPLWSPDGRYIYFSSTRTAASYPRGGGDTDLYRMALDKYEEPYRSERFDEMFAEEADSTAAEGEEDSGSATDSSITINTEGLMDRLEQIGPGFGSQNPLHVLQEDETTHLLFLSNHDEGQTSLWVTSMAPFEQTRTRKVEGVNWVSSTTEVDGQVYGLSGGAIYKINVSGASASEITTDHDFRRNLRAEFDQMFEELWANIQENFYHETLHDTDWEEVRDRYRGYLPHVNSRNDFSRMMNMMLGELNSSHLGFSTFGAEEQEYHETVTLATGILFEDENPYTVSRIVSDSPADVTGKDIQAGDVLTAVNGKVVDHGANRERYFSRPSMESEITLTFERGGEEHSVDLHPTSYFGLRTSLYDEWVDRNQQVVDEKSGERVAYVHMKNMGGGALQSFLEEMTSEAYQRDALILDLRYNTGGNVHDAVLEFLSRHKYLEWRYREGDNASQPNFTPADKPIILLQNEQSLSDAEVTAAGFKELGLGTVMGNESYNWIIFTSGKGLVDGSFYRLPSWGVYTLEGQNLEKIGVSPDIYVDNTFKDRLDGDDPQLMRAIEEAMSQMGDN; from the coding sequence ATGAAAAACGTTATCCTCACGGGCCTCTTCCTGGCCCTTCTTATCGCCCTCTCACCGGCCATCGTCCCCGCCGGCAACGCCGCCGCGCAGGACGGGCAGGTCACCTTCGCCTCCGAACCAACCGTCTCCCCCGACGGGTCCACCGTAGTCTTTAGCTACGAAAGCGACCTGTGGCGCGTACCCGCATCCGGCGGCACCGCCGTGCGTCTGACCGGCATGGACGGGGAGGAGGCCGCCGCCAGCATTTCTCCTGACGGATCCCGGCTGGCTTTCACTTCCAACCAGTACGGCAATGACGACGTGTATATCATGCCCCTTGAGGGGGGACCGGTGACCCGCCTCACCTACCACCAAGCCGGCGACCAGGTGGAGGGCTGGAACTGGGACAGCGAGCAGGTATACTTCCGCTCCGACCGCGAAAACCGTGTAAGCGTCTACGCCGTCTCGCCCGGGGGCGGCACGCCCGAACGCCTCTTCGGGCACTACCACAACACCGTGCACAACCTGGCGCCACATCCCGACGGGGAGACCTACTACTTCAACGAATCGTGGGAGAGCCTCAACCAGGTGCACCGCCAGGGCTACCGCGGTCCCTACAATCCCGACATCAAATCCTATAACACCTCCACGGGCGCCTACGCCGTCCTGACCGACTGGGAGGGCAAGGACCTGTGGCCCATATTCGACCGCAGCGGTACCCTATGGTTCGCCTCCGACGAGGCCAACGGGCAGTACAATCTCTACCGCCTGGACGAGGACGGTTCCAAGGAGCGCCTCACCCGATTCGGCACTTCCATCTGGAACCCCGCGGTTTCGGCCGACGGCAGCACCATCGTTTTCGAGCGGGAATACCAGCTCTACACCTACAACACCGCCAGCGGCAACACGCGCAGGATTCCCATCAACATCTACCGCAACAGCACCCTGGCCAAGGAACAGAGCTTCAGCACCGAAGACAACGTAGAGGCCTTCGACGTCTCCCCCGACCAGAAAAAACTCGCCTTTGTCTCCCGCGGGGAGCTCTTCGTGTCGGACGCCGAGGGCAAGTTCATACGCATGATCGACACCAATCCCATGGGACGCGTGCTGGAGGTGAAGTGGATGGACGACAACCGCACGCTGGTCTTCAACCAGACGGTGGACGGCTACCAGAACTGGTTCACCGTCGCCGCCGACGGCAGCGGGCAGGCCCGGCAACTCACCGACGATTCGCAGAACAACCGTATGCTGGCCCTCAACCCCGACCGCACGCAGGGGGTCTACCTGAGCGGCCGCGACGAGCTTCGGCTGCTTGACCTGGAGACCTTGGAGAGCGAAACCATCGTGGAGGACGAGTTCTGGGGCTTCCAGAACCAGCAGCCCGTCTTCTCGGCCAACGGCGAGTATATACTGTACACCGCCCGGCGCGACTTCGAGCACGACATCTTTGCCTATCATGTGGAGAGCGGAGAGACAACCAACCTGACCAACACCGGCGTCTCCGAGAACAGCCCCCTATGGTCGCCCGACGGCAGGTACATCTACTTCTCCTCCACCCGCACGGCCGCCTCCTACCCGCGCGGGGGCGGCGACACCGATCTCTACCGCATGGCACTCGACAAGTACGAGGAGCCCTACCGCTCGGAGCGTTTCGATGAGATGTTCGCCGAAGAGGCCGACTCAACCGCCGCAGAGGGCGAGGAAGACAGCGGCTCCGCAACAGACTCCTCCATTACCATCAACACCGAAGGGCTGATGGACCGCCTGGAGCAGATCGGACCCGGTTTCGGTTCGCAGAATCCCCTGCACGTGCTTCAGGAGGACGAAACCACCCACCTTCTCTTCCTGAGCAACCACGACGAGGGTCAGACCTCACTTTGGGTCACCTCCATGGCGCCCTTCGAGCAGACGCGCACGCGAAAGGTGGAAGGAGTGAACTGGGTGAGCAGCACCACCGAAGTGGACGGGCAGGTCTACGGCCTCTCCGGCGGCGCCATTTATAAAATCAATGTCTCCGGCGCTTCGGCCAGCGAGATCACCACCGACCACGACTTCCGGCGCAACCTGCGCGCTGAATTCGACCAGATGTTCGAGGAGCTCTGGGCCAACATCCAGGAGAACTTCTACCACGAGACCCTCCACGACACCGACTGGGAGGAAGTCCGGGACCGCTACCGCGGCTACCTCCCCCACGTCAACAGCCGCAACGATTTCAGCCGCATGATGAACATGATGCTGGGCGAGCTCAACTCCTCCCACCTGGGCTTCAGCACCTTCGGGGCCGAGGAGCAGGAGTACCACGAGACGGTGACTCTCGCCACGGGCATCCTTTTTGAGGATGAAAATCCCTATACGGTAAGTCGCATCGTATCCGACAGCCCGGCCGACGTGACCGGCAAGGACATCCAGGCCGGCGACGTGCTGACGGCGGTGAACGGCAAGGTGGTGGACCACGGAGCCAACCGCGAGAGGTATTTCTCGCGCCCCTCCATGGAGTCCGAGATCACCCTCACCTTCGAGCGCGGCGGCGAGGAGCACTCCGTCGACCTGCACCCCACTTCCTACTTCGGCCTTCGCACCAGCCTGTACGACGAGTGGGTGGACCGCAACCAGCAGGTGGTGGACGAGAAGTCCGGTGAGCGCGTGGCCTACGTGCACATGAAAAACATGGGCGGCGGGGCGCTGCAGAGCTTCCTGGAGGAGATGACCTCCGAGGCCTACCAGCGCGATGCGCTGATCCTCGACCTGCGCTACAATACCGGCGGCAACGTGCACGACGCGGTGCTGGAGTTCCTCTCGCGCCACAAATACCTGGAGTGGCGCTACCGGGAGGGCGACAACGCCAGCCAGCCCAACTTCACGCCGGCCGACAAGCCCATCATCCTGCTGCAGAATGAGCAGTCGCTCAGCGACGCCGAGGTGACCGCCGCCGGCTTCAAGGAGCTGGGGCTGGGCACCGTCATGGGCAATGAGTCCTACAACTGGATCATCTTCACCTCCGGCAAGGGACTGGTGGACGGCTCCTTCTACCGCCTCCCCTCCTGGGGGGTCTACACCCTGGAGGGACAGAACCTGGAGAAGATCGGCGTAAGCCCGGATATTTACGTGGACAACACCTTCAAGGACCGCCTGGACGGGGACGACCCCCAGCTCATGCGCGCCATCGAAGAAGCGATGAGCCAGATGGGCGATAACTAG
- a CDS encoding pyridoxine 5'-phosphate synthase: MQLLVNVDHVATLRNARGEGYPDPVEAARVCEDAGAAGIVFHLRKDRRHIRDADVFALKEAVRGRLDFEMAATDEMLQIIRNVRPDLVTLVPESREELTTEGGLSMRTVYDDFQTRVFPSIRETDIEISLFVDPEPEDIELAHELGSDAIELHTGTYANAGSDEKREKELERLAEAAKLAHSLGMKVNAGHGLNLDNLEAMVTRVPHLHDVSIGHALVSSALFMGLDRTVRAFLEIMNKGLDG; this comes from the coding sequence ATGCAACTGCTTGTGAACGTGGACCACGTCGCCACCCTCCGCAACGCCCGCGGAGAAGGCTATCCCGATCCGGTGGAGGCCGCCCGGGTCTGCGAGGATGCGGGCGCGGCCGGCATCGTCTTCCACCTGCGCAAGGACCGGCGGCATATACGCGACGCCGACGTCTTCGCCCTCAAGGAGGCTGTGCGCGGCAGGCTGGACTTTGAAATGGCGGCCACCGACGAGATGCTGCAGATCATCCGCAACGTCAGGCCCGACCTGGTCACCCTGGTGCCAGAAAGCCGCGAGGAGCTCACCACGGAAGGGGGACTCAGCATGCGTACGGTCTACGACGATTTCCAGACGAGAGTTTTTCCCTCCATACGGGAGACCGACATCGAGATCAGCCTTTTTGTAGACCCCGAGCCCGAGGATATCGAGTTGGCCCACGAGCTGGGCAGCGACGCCATCGAGCTGCACACCGGCACCTACGCCAACGCCGGGAGCGACGAGAAGCGTGAGAAGGAGTTGGAGCGCCTGGCCGAGGCCGCAAAGCTGGCGCACAGCCTGGGCATGAAGGTAAACGCGGGACATGGACTCAACCTGGACAACCTGGAAGCGATGGTCACCCGCGTGCCCCACCTGCACGACGTGAGCATCGGCCACGCCCTGGTGTCGAGCGCGCTCTTTATGGGACTCGACCGGACGGTACGGGCGTTTCTGGAGATTATGAACAAGGGGCTGGACGGATGA
- a CDS encoding 6-bladed beta-propeller, translating into MGRLINYVIIIYMRFVAPILFVALLCLSCSNNTGSNPGDYRQFISKLPTIKIDHKLQLTESDLEAYSPMQVEFYDQEMALVLASEPWTILLIDEEGQVIDRIHNIGRGPGEYTQINQMHVGFNKSVYLFDARLRKILVYSVNEGQFSLEEERALQPYDSYSFSEFYNTPSGNIGLFKDLSQSQTREISEYFAFSLGADLQMEDSLFKVPGNELYTYQDLKVDKPFGYETEWDLEENTFYYSYSDRISVSARQLNQIDEIHKFVPEIPRPHKTDKRISFKLKRLEVENLPDIEKVIREGNYFPHFRDFVVGPSNYFFTLYEESPDHGTLLAIDRNSNEMRKIVVPSLFRIYDVSANKIFGIDHTDNANEVMIMTLAEAS; encoded by the coding sequence ATGGGTCGTCTTATTAATTATGTAATTATCATTTATATGCGTTTTGTAGCTCCCATCCTATTTGTTGCACTACTTTGTCTGTCTTGTTCGAATAATACTGGATCCAATCCAGGCGATTATCGACAATTTATTTCTAAACTTCCCACCATCAAGATTGATCATAAATTACAACTTACCGAATCTGATCTTGAGGCATATAGTCCAATGCAAGTTGAATTTTATGATCAGGAAATGGCATTGGTATTAGCCAGTGAACCATGGACAATACTATTGATAGATGAAGAGGGGCAAGTAATTGACCGTATCCATAATATTGGACGAGGCCCGGGAGAGTACACTCAGATTAATCAAATGCATGTTGGATTCAATAAAAGTGTATATTTATTCGATGCAAGATTAAGGAAAATTTTGGTCTATTCAGTAAATGAAGGCCAGTTTAGTCTTGAAGAAGAACGTGCACTTCAACCATATGACTCTTATAGCTTTAGTGAATTTTACAATACTCCTTCAGGCAATATTGGGTTGTTTAAGGATCTGTCGCAATCACAAACCAGAGAAATTTCCGAGTATTTCGCATTTTCATTGGGGGCTGATCTTCAAATGGAAGATAGCTTGTTTAAGGTGCCGGGGAATGAATTATATACCTATCAAGATCTGAAGGTTGACAAGCCGTTTGGCTACGAAACGGAATGGGACCTTGAAGAAAACACTTTTTACTATTCGTATTCTGACAGGATATCTGTTTCAGCCAGACAATTAAACCAGATTGATGAAATACATAAATTCGTTCCTGAAATCCCGCGTCCCCATAAGACAGACAAAAGAATATCATTCAAACTGAAACGTCTCGAGGTTGAAAATCTTCCTGATATTGAGAAAGTGATACGAGAAGGCAACTACTTCCCTCATTTCAGGGATTTTGTGGTAGGGCCTTCAAACTATTTCTTTACCCTTTATGAGGAAAGTCCAGATCATGGTACACTTTTGGCTATTGATCGAAACTCGAATGAAATGAGGAAGATAGTAGTCCCCTCATTATTTCGCATATATGATGTGAGTGCCAATAAAATTTTCGGTATTGATCATACTGACAATGCTAATGAAGTGATGATAATGACGCTTGCAGAAGCATCTTAG
- the era gene encoding GTPase Era: MSDKAHKSGYIAIIGKPNAGKSTLMNRILGQKISITTHKPQTTRHRILGIHSEEDLQIIFLDTPGVIDPRYELQKAMMRTVDRARSDADLILLIVDVEDPIIPGRIFQAFKSTTQPVVLVVNKIDTVDRGVAEGVAGELHADYDFEETVYVSALTGEGIQELMELVKARMPEGPPYYPKEMLSEQPVRFFVAELVREQLFLQYHQELPYSCTVDVIQYDEREDLDYINAEVIVNRDSQKGILIGKGGKAIKELGKAARETIEDFVGKKVFLDLHVKVRDKWRDNPNMVRNFGYR; this comes from the coding sequence ATGAGCGACAAAGCCCACAAATCGGGGTATATCGCCATCATCGGCAAGCCCAACGCGGGGAAATCCACCCTGATGAACCGTATCCTTGGCCAGAAGATCTCCATCACCACCCATAAGCCGCAGACCACCCGCCACCGCATCCTGGGCATCCACTCCGAGGAGGACCTGCAGATCATCTTCCTGGACACCCCCGGGGTAATCGACCCGCGCTACGAGCTTCAGAAGGCGATGATGCGCACGGTGGACCGCGCCCGAAGCGACGCCGACCTTATCCTGCTGATCGTGGATGTGGAGGACCCTATAATCCCGGGGCGCATATTCCAGGCCTTTAAATCCACCACCCAGCCCGTGGTGCTGGTGGTCAACAAAATCGACACGGTAGACCGCGGCGTGGCCGAAGGGGTGGCCGGAGAGCTCCATGCCGACTACGACTTCGAGGAGACGGTCTACGTCTCCGCCCTCACCGGCGAGGGCATCCAGGAGCTTATGGAGCTGGTCAAGGCGCGCATGCCCGAGGGACCGCCCTACTATCCAAAGGAGATGCTCAGCGAACAGCCGGTACGCTTCTTCGTGGCCGAACTGGTGCGCGAGCAGCTCTTCCTGCAGTACCACCAGGAGCTTCCCTACTCCTGCACGGTGGATGTGATACAGTATGACGAGCGGGAGGACCTGGACTACATCAACGCCGAGGTGATCGTGAACCGCGACTCCCAGAAAGGCATTCTCATCGGCAAGGGCGGCAAGGCCATCAAGGAGCTGGGCAAGGCGGCGCGGGAGACCATCGAGGATTTCGTAGGCAAGAAGGTGTTTCTCGATCTCCATGTCAAGGTGCGCGACAAGTGGCGCGACAATCCCAACATGGTGCGGAATTTCGGCTACCGGTAG